CGGTGTAGTTGCAGGTGGACAACCGAGTGATCAGGGCTTTGTCGAGCTTTCTGTCAACATGGTATTCAATGTCCTCAATGCAGGCGCCCGGGAAGTGCAATTCTGCTTTCTTGATCAACCTAGTCAGACG
This window of the Bacillota bacterium genome carries:
- a CDS encoding ATP-binding protein, with the translated sequence RLTRLIKKAELHFPGACIEDIEYHVDRKLDKALITRLSTCNYTGDRRNIIVLGASGAGKTYMACAF